One Lolium rigidum isolate FL_2022 unplaced genomic scaffold, APGP_CSIRO_Lrig_0.1 contig_1705_1, whole genome shotgun sequence DNA segment encodes these proteins:
- the LOC124680442 gene encoding nicotinate phosphoribosyltransferase 1-like: MAAANGDVRGGGVPRPTNPMVTPLLTDLYQFSMAYAYWKAGKHLDRAVFDLYFRKNPFAGEFTIFGGLEECIRFIANFKLKEEEIRFLRAALPTCEDGFFEYLSSIDCSDVEVYAIPEGSVVFPKVPLMIIEGPVAVVQLLETPFLTLVNYASLVTTNAARHRLVAGKEKNLLEFGLRRAQGPDGGISASRYSYMGGFDATSNVAAGRLFGIPIRGTHSHAFVSSFMGLDEIIDKALSSSDGSNKCEDFVSLVQSWLIRIKDASSLRGTFGETNQSELAAFTSYALAFPNAFLALVDTYDVMRSGVPNFCAVALALNDMGYKAGGIRLDSGDLAYLSIETRKFFCAIEKEFGVVGFGKTNITASNDLNEETIDALNKQGHEVDSFGIGTYLVTCYAQAALGCVFKLVEINKQPRIKLSEDVTKVSIPCKKRCYRLYGKEGYPLVDIMTGQDEPSPKVGERILCRHPFIESKRAHVVPQHVEELLKCYWPGNSSMQREELTSINENRSRCMRDLLRMRPDHLRKLNPTPYKVSVSTQLYDFIHFLWLNEAPVGELQ, from the exons ATGGCGGCGGCGAACGGGGACGTGCGCGGCGGCGGGGTGCCGCGGCCGACGAACCCGATGGTCACGCCCCTGCTCACGGACCTCTACCAGTTCTCCATGGCCTACGCCTACTGGAAGGCCGGCAAGCACCTCGACCGCGCCGT CTTTGATCTGTACTTCCGGAAAAACCCCTTCGCTGGTGAGTTCACCATTTTTGGTGGCCTTGAAGAGTGCATACGGTTTATTGCCAACTTCAAGCTCAAAGAAGAGGAAATCAGATTCTTGCGAGCTGCATTGCCTACATGTGAG GATGGTTTCTTTGAGTACCTCAGCTCGATTGACTGCTCAGATGTTGAGGTTTATGCAATCCCTGAGGGTTCTGTTGTGTTTCCTAAGGTTCCACTGATGATAATCGAAGGGCCTGTTGCG GTTGTCCAACTTCTTGAAACTCCATTTTTAACTCTCGTGAACTATGCTTCATTGGTTACTACAAATGCTGCAAGGCACCGCCTTGTAGCAGGGAAGGAAAAAAATTTACTTGAATTTGGCCTTCGACGGGCTCAA GGTCCTGATGGTGGAATCAGCGCATCAAGATATTCTTACATGGGAGGATTTGATGCTACAAG CAATGTTGCAGCAGGAAGGTTGTTTGGGATACCAATACGTGGGACTCACTCACATGCATTTGTGAGCTCTTTCATG ggtcttgatgaaatcattGACAAAGCACTTTCTAGTTCTGATGGTTCGAACAAATGTGAAGACTTTGTCTCTCTGGTGCAGAGTTGGCTGATCAGGATTAAG GATGCTAGCTCATTGCGTGGTACCTTTGGCGAAACAAATCAAAGTGAGTTGGCTGCATTCACGTCATATGCATTGGCATTTCCAAATGCCTTCCTGGCCTTGGTGGACACATACGAT GTCATGAGAAGCGGAGTGCCAAACTTCTGTGCTGTTGCTTTAGCCCTCAACGATATGGG GTATAAGGCAGGTGGAATTAGGCTAGACTCTGGGGATTTGGCATATCTGTCTATTGAGACACGCAAGTTCTTCTGTGCAATTGAAAAAGAATTTGGGGTTGTTGGCTTTGGAAAAACAAATATTACAGCAAGCAATGATCTCAATGAAGAAACAATTGATGCCTTGAACAAGCAG GGCCATGAGGTAGATTCATTTGGAATCGGCACTTACCTAGTTACTTGCTATGCTCAAGCAGCACTTGGTTGTGTATTCAAATTAGTTGAAATCAACAAACAGCCTCGCATTAAACTCTCTGAAGATGTCACAAAG GTATCCATACCATGTAAAAAACGGTGCTACAGGTTGTATGGAAAAGAAGGTTACCCTTTAGTTGATATAATGACCGGACAAGACGAGCCAAGCCCAAAG GTTGGTGAGAGGATCCTGTGTCGTCACCCTTTCATTGAGTCAAAGAGAGCTCATGTTGTTCCACAGCATGTTGAGGAGTTGCTCAAGTGCTACTGGCCTGGAAATTCAT CCATGCAAAGGGAAGAGCTAACGTCCATCAACGAAAATAGGAGCCGGTGCATGCGTGATCTGCTCCGTATGAGGCCGGACCATTTGAGGAAGCTGAATCCAACACCATACAAG GTAAGTGTGAGCACCCAGCTGTACGATTTCATCCACTTCCTGTGGCTCAATGAAGCTCCGGTTGGCGAACTGCAATGA